From the genome of Persephonella sp., one region includes:
- the rsmH gene encoding 16S rRNA (cytosine(1402)-N(4))-methyltransferase RsmH, which yields MSQFEHYPVLHREVINFFKSIKKGYIVDATVGGGGHSFLILKNFPEVKIIGIDKDEYAIKIANQKLKQFEGRYTLFQSSFKDLDAILDQLGISSVQGFLFDLGVSIFHLKTERGFSFQRDEPLDMRMDRSQSLTAYEVVNRYPKNLLEKIIFEYGEEKFAKRIVKNIIEERKKKPIETTKQLADIVFRSYPPALRRGRIHPATKTFQAIRIEVNDELSEIKQGVSKGIERLEKNGIIQVISFHSLEDRIVKNIFKEARKLKKLELLTKKPITPGEEEIKENPPSRSAKLRVGKRI from the coding sequence TTGAGCCAGTTTGAACATTATCCTGTTTTGCACAGGGAGGTTATAAATTTTTTTAAAAGTATAAAAAAAGGATACATAGTTGATGCCACAGTAGGTGGAGGGGGACATTCCTTTTTGATACTGAAAAACTTTCCTGAAGTTAAAATTATAGGAATAGACAAAGACGAATATGCTATAAAAATAGCAAACCAAAAACTAAAACAGTTTGAAGGAAGATACACTCTATTTCAGTCCTCATTTAAAGATTTAGACGCTATTCTTGATCAGCTTGGCATTAGCTCTGTTCAGGGCTTCTTGTTTGATCTTGGGGTGTCTATATTTCATCTGAAAACAGAGAGGGGTTTCTCATTCCAGAGGGACGAGCCCCTTGATATGAGAATGGACAGATCCCAGAGCTTAACAGCATATGAAGTGGTAAACAGATATCCGAAAAACCTTCTTGAAAAAATAATTTTTGAATATGGGGAGGAAAAGTTTGCAAAAAGAATTGTAAAAAATATTATTGAAGAAAGGAAAAAAAAGCCTATCGAGACAACAAAACAGTTGGCAGATATAGTCTTCAGATCATATCCACCAGCGTTAAGAAGAGGCAGAATACACCCTGCAACTAAAACATTTCAGGCGATAAGAATAGAGGTAAATGATGAGCTTTCAGAGATAAAACAGGGGGTAAGCAAAGGAATTGAAAGGCTTGAAAAAAACGGAATAATTCAGGTAATATCCTTCCATTCACTTGAAGACAGAATAGTAAAAAATATCTTCAAAGAAGCAAGAAAATTAAAGAAACTTGAGCTTTTGACGAAAAAACCAATTACACCGGGAGAGGAGGAAATAAAAGAAAACCCTCCCTCCCGCAGTGCAAAACTGAGAGTAGGAAAAAGGATATAA
- a CDS encoding peptidylprolyl isomerase, which translates to MFINIGKSKWMKLILFITTFAFVGTAFVALIIYKFAGNIQGVAQVNGKEIPMAEFYYQVTLITRQMESQGIDTAPLKKQIYADAIRNVIDQELLFQEAQREGIEATKEEVKRYILDIEAFKEDGKFSKDRYLAFLSQVNITPSFFEEILRKELSIRHLLTLQRVGFYLTEDELNTYINKQLSRISGEFVIIKPPEYKPTEKEIKEYYEKNLKKFAGKKGKLIAVYQISIKELGSEKAQKKAQQIYRKLKNNEKVTTEKGVKKIFEDIVYDNNNKLPDKIKKEIKNLSKDKNISLVSEEDSYYLIKYIKDVSKPQPLEKVKEQIISQLKKEKSKESLKKLYDEVKEIIKMEKNLKNIAVNYRAKIKKIKGETVQTIEAEFGVLPDDLGKIIRSKKGQIAGPFKTSSGILIGKISKIEPPEKERKEEMEKLLKPILLESKYRTLVQMLIDKLKENSEIVINRRLLQ; encoded by the coding sequence ATGTTTATAAACATAGGAAAATCAAAATGGATGAAACTTATCCTTTTTATAACAACATTTGCATTTGTAGGCACAGCGTTTGTAGCCCTTATTATTTATAAGTTTGCAGGAAACATACAGGGAGTAGCTCAGGTAAACGGCAAAGAGATACCAATGGCAGAGTTTTACTATCAGGTAACCCTCATAACAAGGCAGATGGAAAGTCAGGGAATAGATACAGCCCCCTTAAAAAAACAGATATATGCAGATGCTATAAGAAATGTTATTGATCAGGAGCTTCTTTTTCAGGAAGCTCAGAGAGAAGGTATAGAAGCCACCAAAGAAGAGGTTAAAAGATATATTCTTGATATAGAGGCTTTCAAAGAAGATGGAAAGTTCTCTAAAGACAGGTATTTGGCATTTCTTTCTCAAGTAAACATAACACCGTCTTTTTTTGAAGAAATTCTCAGAAAAGAGCTTTCTATCAGACATCTGCTAACATTACAGAGGGTAGGTTTTTATCTTACAGAAGATGAGCTTAACACTTACATAAATAAACAGCTTTCAAGGATTTCTGGGGAATTCGTTATAATAAAGCCTCCTGAATATAAACCAACTGAGAAAGAGATCAAAGAATACTATGAAAAAAACCTAAAAAAGTTTGCTGGAAAAAAAGGAAAATTAATCGCTGTTTACCAGATAAGTATAAAAGAGCTTGGTTCTGAAAAAGCCCAGAAAAAAGCACAGCAGATTTACAGAAAACTTAAAAACAACGAAAAGGTAACAACAGAAAAAGGTGTGAAAAAAATATTTGAAGACATTGTATACGATAACAATAACAAACTTCCAGACAAAATAAAAAAAGAGATTAAAAACCTATCAAAAGATAAAAATATTTCTCTTGTTTCAGAAGAAGACAGCTACTACCTGATAAAATACATAAAAGATGTATCAAAGCCTCAGCCTTTAGAAAAAGTTAAAGAACAGATAATTTCCCAATTGAAAAAAGAAAAATCAAAAGAGTCCTTAAAAAAGCTGTATGATGAAGTAAAAGAAATAATCAAAATGGAAAAGAATTTAAAGAATATCGCTGTCAATTACAGAGCAAAGATTAAAAAAATAAAAGGAGAGACGGTTCAAACTATTGAAGCAGAATTTGGAGTTCTTCCTGATGACCTTGGTAAGATTATCAGATCAAAAAAAGGACAGATCGCAGGACCTTTTAAAACATCTTCAGGAATTCTTATAGGGAAAATATCCAAAATAGAACCCCCAGAAAAAGAAAGAAAAGAAGAAATGGAAAAACTGCTTAAACCCATACTACTTGAAAGTAAATACAGAACACTGGTTCAGATGCTTATTGATAAATTAAAAGAAAATTCCGAAATAGTAATAAACAGGAGGTTGCTCCAGTAA
- a CDS encoding Spy/CpxP family protein refolding chaperone: MRKVILVFLVLIVWGVSFSQEEQNTTTVTIDQINEDSWMDSSFLTKRFNFLPALKKYKSQLGLTEEQIKILNDFYSKYYKKMEELARSIQEKEKQLNSLVIDGGDPKKIKDLIVEIAKEKAELTVYNIKEVRTIQSALTKEQFEKLKNLSDQSVI, encoded by the coding sequence TTGAGAAAGGTAATTTTGGTTTTTCTGGTGCTGATTGTCTGGGGGGTATCTTTTTCACAGGAAGAACAAAATACCACAACTGTGACAATAGACCAGATCAATGAAGACAGCTGGATGGATAGTTCATTTTTGACAAAAAGATTTAACTTCCTTCCGGCTTTAAAAAAATATAAATCTCAACTTGGTTTAACTGAAGAGCAGATTAAAATACTGAATGATTTTTACTCTAAATACTACAAAAAAATGGAAGAACTTGCCAGATCAATACAGGAAAAGGAAAAACAGCTTAACTCACTTGTAATTGACGGTGGGGATCCAAAGAAAATCAAAGATCTGATTGTTGAAATAGCCAAAGAAAAAGCAGAGCTCACAGTTTACAACATTAAGGAAGTTAGAACTATCCAGAGTGCTTTAACGAAAGAGCAGTTTGAAAAACTCAAAAACTTATCAGATCAGAGTGTAATTTGA
- a CDS encoding efflux RND transporter periplasmic adaptor subunit, whose translation MKKVIIFILLIAVAVIGYYIYSKSKEAEKSKVVVYKTEKVKRGEIKDIINATAIVKTRVNAYLKIGTRTTGLVQKMFIDIGDYVKKGQLIAIIDQREFRKDIQKIKSQIQKAKNKLDQINQLYPVKIKEAEKNFKAAEAEYEFANWKFQREKELLKEGFTTKQDFEVAKRELKTKKAKLKLAEETLKKLKIEYKTEKKLAQDDIKILQKELEKAKIRLSYTEIYSPIDGIVSNVVAREGETLVAGLQAGELVTILKPDRLEIQIFVDETDIGKVKPGQRVVYYVDAFPDRIFIGKITKIYPEPIVKQNIVYYLAIVPVKKDYAQYLRPEMTVYTKIIAGIKKNAIIIPNSAVRFEKGKQYVYVIKNGKPQIRYIKTGWIDEKHTEVIEGLKEGEVIATKFTAPVKTKVFK comes from the coding sequence ATGAAAAAAGTAATAATATTTATACTACTTATAGCGGTTGCAGTTATCGGATACTACATATATTCCAAATCAAAAGAAGCAGAAAAAAGCAAGGTCGTTGTATATAAAACAGAGAAGGTAAAAAGGGGAGAAATAAAAGATATAATCAATGCAACTGCTATTGTAAAAACAAGGGTTAATGCATATCTGAAGATAGGGACACGAACGACAGGTCTGGTTCAGAAAATGTTTATTGACATAGGTGACTATGTAAAAAAAGGACAGCTTATAGCAATTATAGATCAAAGAGAATTCAGGAAAGACATACAAAAAATAAAATCCCAGATACAAAAAGCAAAAAATAAACTGGATCAGATTAATCAACTCTATCCGGTAAAGATAAAAGAAGCTGAAAAAAATTTTAAAGCTGCTGAAGCTGAATATGAGTTTGCAAACTGGAAATTTCAGAGGGAAAAAGAGCTTTTGAAAGAAGGCTTCACCACAAAACAAGATTTTGAGGTGGCAAAAAGAGAGCTCAAAACAAAAAAAGCAAAACTAAAACTTGCAGAAGAAACATTAAAAAAACTGAAAATAGAGTATAAAACAGAAAAAAAACTAGCACAGGACGACATAAAAATACTCCAAAAGGAACTTGAAAAAGCAAAAATAAGACTCTCATACACAGAGATTTATTCCCCTATTGATGGTATTGTCTCTAATGTTGTGGCAAGGGAAGGAGAAACCCTCGTTGCAGGTCTTCAGGCTGGAGAGCTTGTAACCATATTAAAACCAGACAGGCTTGAGATCCAGATATTTGTTGATGAAACAGACATAGGAAAAGTTAAGCCCGGACAGAGAGTTGTTTACTATGTTGATGCTTTTCCTGACAGAATATTTATAGGAAAGATAACTAAGATATACCCTGAACCGATAGTAAAACAAAACATAGTTTATTATCTTGCTATTGTCCCTGTAAAAAAAGATTATGCACAATATCTCAGACCCGAGATGACAGTTTACACAAAGATAATTGCAGGTATAAAGAAAAATGCGATCATAATACCTAACTCAGCTGTAAGGTTTGAAAAAGGCAAACAGTATGTTTATGTGATAAAAAATGGAAAGCCCCAGATTAGATACATAAAAACAGGCTGGATTGATGAAAAACACACAGAGGTCATAGAAGGGCTAAAAGAAGGAGAAGTTATAGCAACAAAATTCACAGCACCTGTAAAAACAAAGGTTTTCAAATGA
- the ftsL gene encoding cell division protein FtsL yields MIRETVIELKRDFLYIKRYIKFWVFFLSISGTLVIYNQYYFKVDKEITELIQIRNQLTAKNMMLKKEISGLSSPDRIGRIAQKKLGMKPVDYSNVRFIDQKDMNGKK; encoded by the coding sequence ATGATAAGAGAGACTGTTATAGAGCTTAAAAGGGACTTTTTATACATAAAAAGATATATCAAATTCTGGGTATTTTTCCTTAGCATCAGTGGAACTCTTGTTATTTACAACCAGTATTATTTTAAAGTAGATAAAGAGATAACAGAATTAATCCAGATAAGAAATCAGCTTACAGCAAAAAATATGATGCTTAAGAAAGAGATAAGCGGTCTTTCCTCTCCTGATAGAATAGGAAGGATAGCACAAAAAAAATTAGGAATGAAACCTGTGGACTACTCAAATGTCCGTTTTATAGATCAAAAGGATATGAATGGTAAGAAATAG
- a CDS encoding MBL fold metallo-hydrolase gives MVPEERKFFDNGTHQNILLEDYGHGEMVQANVHFIVDSGQGMILDPGGHKVFKHLLSEVGGLIGIDNLRYIFLSHQDPDIVAAINGWLMTTKAIALSSILWVRFIPHFGVDRLVADRIKGIQDEGTIVRLGNSELYILPAHFMHAPGNLQVYDPVSKVLYSGDLGASLGQDYIYVENFEEHIKYMEGFHRRYIPTSKILKAWVKMARQLDIEIIAPQHGAIIKGKDNVNKFLDWLDDLQCGIDIMEDVYQLPTKRFEG, from the coding sequence ATGGTTCCAGAAGAGAGAAAATTTTTTGACAACGGCACCCATCAGAACATTCTTCTTGAGGACTACGGGCATGGTGAAATGGTGCAGGCTAATGTTCATTTTATCGTTGACAGCGGTCAGGGCATGATACTGGATCCAGGAGGGCATAAAGTTTTTAAACATCTCTTGTCAGAAGTGGGAGGGCTGATCGGGATTGATAATCTCAGGTATATCTTCCTTTCCCATCAGGATCCTGATATTGTTGCTGCGATAAACGGTTGGCTTATGACAACCAAAGCGATCGCACTGTCGTCTATTTTATGGGTAAGGTTTATACCCCACTTTGGGGTTGACAGGCTTGTTGCTGACAGGATTAAAGGAATACAGGACGAAGGAACTATTGTAAGACTTGGAAACTCTGAGCTTTACATACTTCCTGCACATTTTATGCATGCACCTGGAAACCTTCAGGTGTATGACCCTGTCTCAAAAGTCCTTTATTCCGGCGACCTTGGTGCTTCCCTTGGACAGGATTACATATATGTTGAAAACTTTGAAGAACACATAAAATATATGGAGGGATTTCATAGAAGATACATACCAACCTCTAAAATATTAAAAGCATGGGTAAAGATGGCAAGACAGCTTGATATAGAAATAATAGCCCCCCAGCACGGTGCAATAATCAAAGGTAAAGATAATGTAAACAAATTCCTTGACTGGCTTGATGATCTACAGTGCGGAATAGATATTATGGAAGATGTTTACCAACTGCCTACCAAGAGATTTGAAGGTTGA
- a CDS encoding penicillin-binding protein 2 has protein sequence MVRNRVYIVAFIITLSFILVLFRLFNFQVLQRDHYLQFIQKQYYAKEKIILPRGTIYDSSNRILGISVPTVDIFVIPKYIKDKERLARELSPIIKRPYRVLLEKLYSKKHYVVLAKGVDKSLKERLLNLRKKLREWNMGVIESSKRFYPLNSIAGSTIGFVSRTTGRGMEGLELKYDKELGGGTGNILLMKDAMGNPFTVEKKDSDKKSYDIKLTIDSNIQFIAEDALRELVRERKPKEALILIVDPSTGNIIANATYPNYNPNRYYKYKTHKNITFHNAYEPGSLAKPFVLAEAIDEKKVSFSKKYYCGEGSITVDGIRIRDHKKFKYLKADEIIIYSSNVGAIELALKLDPERFYNKLFSLGFGKSTKTFPGEASGLIRKDKRPVEVAYASIGQNWTATPIQIAMAYSAIANGGYLLKPNFIKEMVDKETGEVIKPEKQIVRKVFSDRSVKKLQEILKNVVEIGTAKKGRSDYFTIAGKTGTAQKYDPAIKALSNEKFYTWFAGYFPAEKPKFTVVIFANEPKRLKKWEFIGGGTVSAPVLKKLVDRIMFYYKSRPDKQGGKHGDKNP, from the coding sequence ATGGTAAGAAATAGGGTTTATATTGTTGCTTTTATCATAACCTTATCATTTATACTTGTTCTATTTAGGCTGTTTAACTTTCAAGTTCTTCAAAGGGATCATTACCTTCAGTTCATACAAAAACAGTATTATGCCAAAGAAAAAATAATACTTCCAAGGGGAACAATATACGACAGCAGCAACAGAATTTTAGGAATTAGCGTGCCCACTGTTGACATTTTTGTGATACCAAAATACATAAAAGACAAAGAAAGGCTTGCAAGAGAACTTTCGCCAATAATCAAAAGACCCTATAGAGTTTTACTTGAAAAACTTTACTCAAAAAAACATTATGTGGTTCTTGCAAAGGGTGTAGATAAATCATTGAAAGAAAGACTACTCAATCTAAGAAAAAAACTCAGAGAATGGAACATGGGGGTTATTGAGTCCTCAAAAAGATTTTACCCATTAAATAGTATAGCAGGCTCAACTATAGGATTTGTCAGCAGGACAACCGGAAGAGGTATGGAAGGACTTGAGCTTAAATACGACAAAGAATTAGGCGGGGGAACAGGAAATATACTGCTTATGAAAGATGCTATGGGGAACCCTTTCACCGTGGAAAAAAAGGACAGTGATAAAAAAAGCTACGACATAAAATTAACTATAGACAGCAACATACAGTTTATAGCTGAAGATGCACTGAGGGAGTTGGTAAGAGAAAGGAAACCCAAAGAAGCCCTAATACTTATAGTTGATCCAAGCACAGGAAACATAATAGCAAATGCAACATACCCTAACTACAATCCAAACAGGTATTACAAATATAAAACCCATAAAAATATAACATTTCACAACGCCTACGAACCTGGATCTTTAGCAAAACCTTTTGTTCTTGCAGAAGCGATTGATGAAAAAAAAGTTTCTTTTTCAAAAAAGTATTACTGCGGGGAAGGAAGCATAACAGTTGACGGCATCAGGATCAGAGATCACAAAAAGTTTAAATATCTTAAGGCTGACGAAATAATCATATACTCATCTAATGTGGGAGCTATAGAACTTGCCTTAAAACTTGATCCAGAAAGATTTTATAACAAACTGTTTTCCCTTGGATTTGGGAAGTCAACAAAAACATTTCCGGGAGAAGCGTCAGGTCTTATCCGAAAAGACAAAAGACCTGTAGAAGTAGCCTACGCATCAATAGGACAGAACTGGACAGCAACACCCATTCAAATTGCGATGGCTTATTCAGCAATAGCAAACGGTGGTTACCTCCTTAAGCCAAATTTTATAAAGGAGATGGTAGACAAAGAAACTGGAGAGGTTATAAAACCTGAAAAGCAGATTGTAAGAAAGGTTTTTTCAGACAGATCTGTGAAAAAACTTCAGGAAATTTTAAAAAATGTAGTTGAAATAGGCACAGCAAAAAAAGGAAGATCCGATTACTTTACAATAGCTGGTAAAACAGGAACTGCACAAAAATACGATCCAGCTATAAAAGCCCTCTCAAATGAAAAATTCTATACATGGTTTGCAGGATACTTCCCTGCAGAAAAACCAAAATTTACAGTTGTAATATTCGCAAATGAACCAAAAAGGCTGAAAAAATGGGAGTTTATTGGAGGAGGAACTGTATCTGCCCCTGTTTTAAAAAAACTTGTTGACCGTATAATGTTTTATTATAAAAGCAGACCAGATAAACAAGGAGGAAAACATGGAGATAAAAACCCATAG
- a CDS encoding TolC family protein yields the protein MVRIFFLIFVIFNVSYSLTLEQAIELAMKNHPFLKQKFSDLKAKRFDYLSTYGNFFPVLSFDYNYSKYRDTQPDYFSRNYSISLYWTVYNSGQNILLNKIKQKLLKSSQNDYFETILDIKFQVKKAYYKACANKEILRFRKIQLKSAEKNFQMAEKKLKLGLVKKSDYLQAKVRLENVRYMLYQAENEYKKSIAQLNSLIGFPLDTQTDIDISILTKVEEDNIPEFNKMKDLAFNRPIFRQYTYDLEASKLKSIQSVLSFTPSVYISYSINRDYSSIYGSSQNYNIFRIGISWTIFEGLKRYYFYLSSKEEEKFYSHRLKELKRQILLNLYNLYLDLKTSYKNLDVARVLLKEAEHNYRQALGEYKVGKGDIISLVTAESSLADAHETYVQSLLDIALTKAVLEREVGVEKLSEGESR from the coding sequence ATGGTAAGGATTTTCTTTCTTATTTTTGTTATTTTTAATGTTTCTTACAGCCTGACGCTTGAGCAGGCAATAGAACTTGCAATGAAAAACCATCCTTTTTTAAAGCAGAAATTTTCTGATCTGAAAGCTAAAAGATTTGATTATCTTTCAACTTACGGAAATTTTTTCCCTGTTTTAAGCTTTGATTACAACTACTCAAAATACAGGGATACACAACCAGATTATTTTTCAAGAAATTACTCTATAAGCCTTTACTGGACTGTTTACAATTCTGGTCAAAATATACTTCTAAATAAAATTAAACAAAAACTACTTAAATCATCACAAAATGATTACTTTGAGACTATTCTTGATATAAAATTTCAGGTAAAAAAAGCATACTACAAAGCCTGTGCAAACAAAGAGATCCTCAGGTTCAGAAAGATCCAGTTGAAATCTGCAGAAAAAAATTTCCAAATGGCAGAGAAAAAGCTAAAATTAGGGCTCGTAAAAAAATCAGATTACCTGCAGGCAAAAGTAAGGCTTGAAAATGTGAGATATATGCTTTATCAGGCAGAAAATGAATACAAAAAATCTATCGCCCAGCTCAACAGCCTTATAGGATTTCCCCTTGATACCCAGACAGATATTGATATATCAATTTTAACTAAGGTAGAAGAAGACAACATTCCTGAGTTTAACAAGATGAAAGATTTGGCTTTTAACAGACCAATATTCAGACAGTATACTTACGACCTTGAGGCTTCAAAATTAAAATCTATCCAGTCAGTTTTAAGCTTTACCCCAAGTGTATATATTTCTTACTCAATAAACAGGGATTACTCCTCAATCTACGGAAGTTCTCAGAACTACAATATTTTCAGGATAGGTATTTCATGGACAATTTTTGAAGGCTTGAAAAGATACTATTTTTATCTATCTTCCAAAGAAGAAGAAAAGTTCTACAGTCACAGACTTAAAGAGCTAAAAAGACAGATACTTCTAAATCTTTACAACTTATATCTTGATCTGAAAACATCATATAAAAATCTTGATGTTGCAAGGGTTTTATTGAAAGAGGCAGAGCACAACTACAGGCAGGCTCTTGGAGAATACAAGGTGGGAAAAGGAGATATTATCTCCCTTGTCACTGCAGAAAGCTCTTTGGCAGATGCCCACGAAACCTATGTTCAGTCCTTACTTGATATAGCCCTGACAAAAGCTGTTCTGGAGAGGGAAGTGGGAGTGGAAAAACTCTCAGAAGGTGAAAGCAGATGA
- a CDS encoding hotdog domain-containing protein, with amino-acid sequence MEIKTHREIDRTLSGIPTAVETDRFASVLLEITDKMKADEKGLVHGGFIFSAGDYCSMLAVNHPNVVLAKAEVKFLKPVRVGEHLFFEGIVTEKNENKRTVEVTAKNEKNEIVFTGKFYCVIPEKHVLDRLAE; translated from the coding sequence ATGGAGATAAAAACCCATAGAGAAATTGACCGAACCCTTTCAGGAATTCCAACAGCTGTTGAGACTGACAGGTTTGCTTCTGTCTTGCTTGAGATAACAGATAAGATGAAGGCAGATGAAAAAGGTTTAGTTCACGGAGGGTTTATTTTTTCTGCAGGAGATTACTGTTCAATGCTTGCTGTGAACCACCCGAATGTTGTTCTGGCAAAAGCAGAAGTGAAATTTTTAAAACCTGTTAGGGTAGGTGAGCATCTTTTTTTTGAAGGAATAGTTACAGAGAAAAATGAAAACAAAAGAACAGTTGAGGTAACCGCCAAAAACGAAAAAAATGAGATCGTGTTCACCGGTAAATTTTACTGTGTTATTCCGGAAAAACATGTTCTTGACAGACTGGCAGAATAA
- a CDS encoding ABC transporter ATP-binding protein, translating into MREIIKLENITKVYQTAGIKTQALRGIDLTVYEGEFLSIMGASGSGKTTLMNILGCLDTPTSGKYYLLGKDVSKLDDDHLSQIRNEYIGFVFQQFFLIPYLTALENILVPVVYSKKNFPQKETEAENILKMLGLEDKKNNKPSQLSGGQQQRVAIGRALINDPQLILADEPTGALDSKTAKEIMEIFVDLNKKGKTIILITHDPTIASYAHRIIKISDGKITT; encoded by the coding sequence ATGAGAGAGATAATAAAACTTGAAAATATAACAAAGGTTTACCAGACAGCAGGTATAAAAACCCAGGCTTTGAGAGGTATTGACCTTACCGTTTACGAAGGTGAGTTTTTATCAATTATGGGTGCTTCCGGATCGGGAAAAACAACACTTATGAATATATTAGGCTGTCTTGATACGCCAACATCAGGGAAGTATTACCTGCTGGGAAAAGACGTCTCAAAATTAGATGACGATCATCTTTCCCAGATCAGAAATGAGTATATTGGGTTTGTTTTTCAGCAGTTTTTCCTGATCCCCTACCTGACTGCTTTAGAGAACATACTCGTTCCTGTCGTTTACTCAAAAAAAAATTTCCCACAGAAAGAAACAGAAGCTGAAAATATACTGAAAATGCTTGGACTTGAAGATAAAAAAAATAACAAACCTTCCCAGCTTTCAGGAGGACAACAGCAAAGGGTTGCCATAGGAAGAGCACTGATTAACGATCCTCAGCTCATACTTGCAGATGAACCGACAGGAGCTTTAGACTCAAAAACAGCAAAAGAGATAATGGAGATATTTGTTGATCTAAACAAAAAAGGAAAGACGATAATCTTGATAACCCACGATCCAACAATAGCCTCTTATGCCCACAGAATAATAAAAATATCAGACGGAAAAATTACAACATAA